In Bactrocera dorsalis isolate Fly_Bdor unplaced genomic scaffold, ASM2337382v1 BdCtg081, whole genome shotgun sequence, one genomic interval encodes:
- the LOC105227496 gene encoding transmembrane protein 242 produces the protein MNISAEMSEITPISSKPAIAEKDSKYKMQAAAFLGLVGGVSAIFGFSKTLGKAKQSHSKLIEKSGRDAGILLEEGSALAMRALGWGTLYAFIGTGVFCYGVWKLSGARNMEEFRLKMGQGLPRLTKDTPPTSRTDFESLTDLMKYLGSGCKE, from the exons ATGAACATTTCTGCGGAAATGTCTGAAATTACACCAATTTCTTCTAAACCGGCTATAGCCGAAAAAGACTCCAAATATAAAATGCaag CGGCAGCCTTCCTTGGTCTGGTTGGTGGGGTATCCGCGATATTTGGATTTTCCAAAACACTGGGAAAAGCAAAACAATCTCATAGTAAACTGATAGAGAAAAGCGGACGTGATGCAGGTATCTTGCTTGAAGAGGGTTCTGCGTTGGCAATGCGCGCCTTAGGTTGGGGTACTTTATACGCATTTATAGGTACAGGAGTATTTTGTTATGGTGTTTGGAAACTATCTGGGGCGAGAAAT ATGGAGGAGTTTCGCCTGAAAATGGGTCAAGGTTTACCAAGATTAACGAAAGACACGCCCCCAACAAGTCGTACGGATTTCGAGTCGCTGACAGATTTAATGAAATACTTAGGTTCAGGATGCAAGGAATAA
- the LOC105227498 gene encoding DNA-directed RNA polymerase II subunit RPB1, whose amino-acid sequence MATNDSKAPLRQVKRVQFGILSPDEIRRMSVTEGGVQFAETMEGGRPKLGGLMDPRQGVIDRTSRCQTCAGNMTECPGHFGHIDLAKPVFHIGFITKTIKILRCVCFYCSKMLVSPQNPKIKEIVMKSKGQPRKRLAYVYDLCKGKTVCEGGEDMDMAKDGQQTDPNKKQGHGGCGHYQPSLRRSGLELTAEWKHVNEDSQEKKIIVTAERVWEILKHITDEECFILGMDPKYARPDWMIVTVLPVPPLAVRPAVVMFGAAKNQDDLTHKLADIIKANNELKKNEGTGAAAHVIQENIKMLQFHVATLVDNDMPGMPRAMQKSGKPLKAIKARLKGKEGRIRGNLMGKRVDFSARTVITPDPNLRIDQVGVPRSIAQNLTFPELVTPFNIDRMQELVRRGNSQYPGAKYIVRDNGERIDLRFHPKPSDLHLQCGYKVERHLRDDDLVIFNRQPTLHKMSMMGHRVKVLPWSTFRMNLSCTSPYNADFDGDEMNLHVPQSMETRAEVENIHVTPRQIITPQANKPVMGIVQDTLTAVRKMTKRDVFITREQMMNLLMFLPTWDGKVPQPCILKPRPLWTGKQLFSLIIPGNVNMIRTHSTHPDDEDDGPYKWISPGDTKVMVEHGELIMGILCKKTLGTSAGSLLHICFLELGHEIAGRFYGNIQTVINNWLLLEGHSIGIGDTIADPQTYNEIQMAIKKAKDDVINVIQKAHNMELEPTPGNTLRQTFENQVNRILNDARDKTGGSAKKSLTEYNNLKAMVVSGSKGSNINISQVIACVGQQNVEGKRIPYGFRKRTLPHFIKDDYGPESRGFVENSYLAGLTPSEFYFHAMGGREGLIDTAVKTAETGYIQRRLIKAMESVMVNYDGTVRNSVGQLIQLRYGEDGLAGETVEFQNLPTVKLSNKAFEKRFKFDWSNERYMRKVFTDDVIKELSESGNALPELEIEWDQLCRDREALREIFPNGDSKVVLPCNLQRMIWNVQKIFHINKRMPTDLSPLRVINGVRDLLQRCVIVVGNDHLSKQANENATLLFQCLVRSTLCTKYVAEEFRLSAEAFEWLIGEIETRFQQAQANPGEMVGALAAQSLGEPATQMTLNTFHFAGVSSKNVTLGVPRLKEIINISKKPKAPSLTVFLTGGAARDAEKAKNVLCRLEHTTLRKVTANTAIYYDPDPQRTVISEDQEFVNVYYEMPDFDPTRISPWLLRIELDRKRMTDKKLTMEQIAEKINAGFGDDLNCIFNDDNADKLVLRIRIMNNEETKFQDEDEAVDKMEDDMFLRCIEANMLSDMTLQGIEAIGKVYMHLPQTDSKKRIVITETGEFKAIGEWLLETDGTSMMKVLSERDVDPVRTSSNDICEIFQVLGIEAVRKSVEKEMNAVLQFYGLYVNYRHLALLCDVMTAKGHLMAITRHGINRQDTGALMRCSFEETVDVLMDAAAHAETDPMRGVSENIIMGQLPRMGTGCFDLLLDAEKCRYGIEIPSTLGSSMIGGSAMFFGAGATPSMTPPMTPWVQCGTPRYFSPSGQMSGMTPGGPSFSPSAASDASGMSPSWSPAHPGSSPSSPGPSMSPYLPPSPSVSPSYSPTSPNYTASSPGAASPNYSPTSPNYSPTSPLYPATSPRYSTTPNFAPQSTGYSPSTSGYSPTSPVYSPTSNYQSSSPSFSGSGTNMYSPGSAYSPTSSNYSPNSPSYSPTSPSYSPSSPSYSPTSPCYSPTSPSYSPSSPNYTPVTPSYSPTSPNYSASPHYSPASPAYSQTGVKYSPTSPTYSPPSPSYDGSPGSPQYTPGSPQYSPASPKYSPTSPLYSPSSPQHSPANQYSPTGSSYSATSPRYSPNMSIYSPSSTKYSPTSPTYTPTARNYSPTSPMYSPTAPSQGYSPTSPAYSPSSPTFEESDD is encoded by the exons atggcgaCCAACGATTCCAAGGCACCTTTACGCCAGGTGAAACGTGTGCAATTCGGTATTTTATCACCTGATGAAATT CGTCGCATGTCCGTTACAGAAGGAGGCGTACAGTTTGCCGAGACCATGGAAGGTGGTCGACCAAAGTTGGGCGGTCTAATGGACCCACGTCAAGGTGTAATAGACAGAACTTCTCGATGCCAAACCTGTGCTGGTAATATGACAGAATGCCCGGGACATTTTGGCCATATCGATTTGGCAAAACCAGTTTTTCATATtggttttattacaaaaacaattaagaTATTGCGTTGTGTGTGCTTTTACTGCTCTAAAATGTTAGTATCTCcacaaaatccaaaaattaagGAGATTGTTATGAAATCAAAGGGACAGCCACGAAAGCGTCTGGcgtatgtatatgatttatgTAAAGGTAAAACTGTGTGCGAGGGTGGCGAAGATATGGATATGGCAAAAGATGGTCAACAAACGGATCCTAATAAAAAACAAGGTCACGGTGGTTGCGGTCATTATCAACCATCATTGAGACGTAGTGGATTAGAGTTGACTGCCGAGTGGAAGCATGTAAATGAAGATTCACAg GAAAAGAAAATCATAGTAACGGCGGAGCGTGTTtgggaaattttaaaacatataacTGATGAAGAATGTTTCATTCTCGGTATGGATCCCAAATATGCACGACCTGATTGGATGATTGTCACGGTATTGCCTGTACCACCATTAGCTGTGCGTCCAGCTGTTGTTATGTTTGGCGCAGCTAAGAATCAGGACGATTTAACGCATAAACTTGCGGATATCATTAAAGCAAACAATGAATTGAAAAAGAATGAAGGCACTGGCGCAGCAGCGCATGTTATACAAGAGAATATCAAAATGTTGCAATTCCACGTCGCTACGCTAGTAGATAATGACATGCCCGGTATGCCACGCGCTATGCAAAAATCTGGCAAACCGCTCAAAGCCATAAAGGCACGTTTGAAGGGCAAAGAAGGGCGTATTCGTGGTAATTTGATGGGTAAGCGTGTCGATTTCTCGGCACGTACTGTCATCACACCAGATCCCAATTTGCGTATTGATCAAGTCGGTGTACCACGTTCCATTGCGCAAAATTTAACATTTCCAGAGCTAGTGACTCCCTTTAATATCGATCGTATGCAGGAATTGGTACGACGTGGTAATTCACAATATCCGGGTGCCAAGTATATTGTACGTGACAATGGTGAGCGTATAGATTTGCGTTTTCACCCAAAACCATCCGATTTGCATTTGCAATGTGGTTATAAAGTAGAAAGACATTTACGCGACGATGATCTGGTTATTTTCAATCGTCAGCCAACGCTACACAAAATGAGTATGATGGGGCATCGTGTCAAAGTATTGCCTTGGTCTACATTCCGTATGAACCTGTCCTGTACTTCACCCTACAACGCTGATTTCGACGGAGATGAAATGAACTTGCACGTACCGCAATCGATGGAAACCCGTGCTGAGGTGGAGAATATACACGTTACACCACGTCAAATTATCACACCACAG GCCAACAAACCCGTCATGGGTATTGTGCAGGATACTCTAACAGCTGTGCGTAAAATGACAAAACGTGATGTATTCATTACGCGTGAACAAATGATGAACTTACTTATGTTCTTACCCACATGGGATGGTAAAGTACCACAGCCGTGTATTTTGAAACCTCGTCCGCTATGGACGGGCAAACAATTATTTTCACTGATTATACCCGGCAATGTAAACATGATACGCACACATTCTACACATCCAGATGATGAAGATGATGGTCCTTACAAGTGGATCTCACCTGGTGACACTAAGGTCATGGTAGAACATGGTGAATTGATTATGGGTATCTTGTGTAAAAAGACACTGGGTACATCGGCGGGTTCACTGCTGCATATTTGTTTCTTGGAATTGGGTCACGAAATCGCCGGTCGTTTCTACGGTAACATTCAGACTGTAATTAATAATTGGCTATTGCTCGAGGGTCACAGCATCGGTATTGGTGACACAATTGCCGATCCACAGACCTATAACGAAATTCAGATGGCCATCAAGAAAGCCAAAGACGATGTCATAAACGTTATTCAAAAAGCGCACAACATGGAGTTGGAGCCCACACCCG GTAATACCTTGCGTCAGACATTCGAGAATCAGGTGAATCGTATCTTGAACGATGCTCGTGATAAAACTGGTGGTTCTGCTAAGAAATCTTTGACTGAATACAACAATTTAAAGGCTATGGTGGTGTCGGGTTCGAAGGGTTCCAATATTAACATCTCACAGGTTATTGCTTGTGTGGGTCAACAGAACGTCGAGGGTAAACGTATACCATACGGTTTTCGTAAACGCACATTGCCGCATTTCATTAAAGACGATTACGGTCCTGAGTCGCGTGGCTTCGTGGAGAATTCATATCTTGCCGGTTTGACACCTTCGGAATTCTACTTTCACGCTATGGGTGGTCGTGAAGGTCTTATCGATACTGCTGTCAAGACTGCTGAAACTGGTTATATTCAACGTCGTCTCATAAAGGCTATGGAGTCGGTTATGGTCAACTACGACGGTACTGTGCGTAATTCTGTGGGTCAGCTGATTCAATTGCGTTACGGCGAGGACGGTTTGGCTGGTGAAACCGTAGAGTTTCAAAATTTGCCAACTGTCAAATTGTCCAACAAAGCATTTGAGAAGAGATTCAAATTCGATTGGTCCAATGAGCGTTATAtgcgtaaagttttcactgacgATGTGATCAAAGAGCTAAGCGAGAGTGGTAATGCGTTGCCCGAGCTGGAGATTGAGTGGGATCAACTGTGTCGCGATCGTGAAGCATTGCGTGAGATTTTCCCCAATGGCGATTCTAAG GTTGTATTGCCTTGCAATTTGCAGCGCATGATTTGGAATGTACAGAAGATTTTCCACATTAATAAGCGCATGCCCACAGATTTGTCGCCACTGCGCGTAATTAACGGCGTACGCGATCTGTTGCAACGCTGCGTCATTGTGGTTGGCAATGATCACCTTTCGAAACAAGCCAATGAGAACGCCACACTGCTGTTCCAGTGTTTGGTGCGCTCTACGCTTTGCACAAAATATGTAGCGGAGGAGTTCCGTCTCTCAGCCGAGGCGTTCGAATGGTTGATTGGTGAAATCGAAACGCGTTTCCAGCAGGCACAAGCCAACCCCGGCGAAATGGTGGGCGCTTTAGCTGCGCAGAGTTTGGGTGAACCCGCCACACAG aTGACACTGAATACTTTCCATTTTGCTGGTGTGTCGTCGAAGAACGTAACACTGGGTGTGCCGCGTCTAAAGGAAATTATTAACATATCGAAGAAACCAAAAGCGCCCTCACTAACTGTATTTCTTACTGGCGGTGCGGCGCGTGATGCCGAGAAAGCTAAGAATGTACTGTGTCGTTTGGAACACACCACCTTGCGTAAAGTGACAGCCAACACTGCTATTTACTACGATCCCGACCCGCAGAGAACTGTCATTTCGGAGGATCAAGAATTCGTGAATGTCTACTATGAGATGCCCGATTTCGATCCGACACGCATTTCACCTTGGTTGCTGCGTATTGAATTGGATCGCAAACGCATGACCGACAAAAAATTAACTATGGAACAGATTGCCGAGAAGATCAACGCCGGTTTCGGTGACGACTTGAACTGTATTTTCAATGATGACAACGCTGACAAATTGGTGTTGCGCATACGTATCATGAACAATGAGGAGACCAAGTTCCAAGATGAAGACGAAGCAGTCGATAAAATGGAGGATGATATGTTCTTGCGTTGTATTGAAGCGAATATGCTCTCAGACATGACATTGCAGGGCATCGAAGCCATTGGCAAAGTGTACATGCATTTACCACAAACGGACAGTAAAAAACGTATTGTTATCACGGAGACGGGGGAATTTAAGGCCATTGGCGAGTGGCTGCTGGAAACTGACGGTACTTCAATGATGAAAGTACTCTCCGAACGTGATGTGGATCCTGTGCGTACATCGTCCAACgatatttgtgaaattttccaaGTATTGGGCATAGAGGCTGTACGTAAATCGGTTGAAAAGGAAATGAATGCTGTGCTGCAGTTCTACGGCTTGTACGTGAACTATCGTCATTTGGCCTTGTTGTGTGACGTAATGACAGCTAAGGGTCACTTGATGGCCATTACACGTCACGGTATCAATCGACAGGACACTGGTGCACTTATGCGTTGCTCATTCGAAGAAACGGTCGACGTGTTGATGGATGCCGCCGCGCATGCGGAAACCGATCCGATGAGAGGTGTGTCGGAAAACATTATTATGGGTCAATTGCCGCGTATGGGCACGG GTTGTTTCGATTTGCTGCTCGATGCTGAGAAATGTCGCTACGGCATTGAAATACCGAGCACATTGGGCTCGAGCATGATTGGCGGTTCGGCAATGTTCTTTGGCGCCGGTGCTACGCCTAGCATGACACCACCCATGACACCTTGGGTACAGTGCGGCACACCGCGCTATTTCTCACCATCTGGTCAAA TGAGTGGCATGACACCTGGTGGTCCCAGCTTCTCTCCATCAGCCGCCTCTGATGCTTCGGGCATGTCGCCAAGTTGGTCCCCAGCCCATCCTGGCTCATCGCCTAGTTCACCTGGCCCCTCGATGTCACCATATTTGCCACCATCGCCCAGCGTTTCACCATCATATTCGCCGACAAGTCCGAATTATACCGCTTCATCGCCGGGTGCCGCTTCACCCAATTACTCACCAACCAGTCCGAATTATTCGCCGACAAGCCCCTTGTATCCGGCCACAAGCCCACGTTACTCAACAACACCGAATTTCGCACCCCAGTCGACTGGCTACTCACCATCGACCAGCGGTTATTCACCAACATCACCAGTCTATTCGCCGACTTCAAATTATCAATCGTCCAGTCCATCGTTTTCGGGCAGTGGCACAAATATGTATTCGCCGGGCAGCGCTTACTCACCAACATCTTCGAACTACTCACCAAATTCACCAAGTTATTCGCCCACATCTCCGTCTTATTCACCTTCCAGTCCGTCGTATTCACCAACTTCACCATGTTATTCGCCCACGTCACCGTCGTATTCACCATCATCACCAAACTATACACCAGTTACACCATCATATTCACCAACCTCACCGAATTATTCGGCTTCACCACACTATTCGCCCGCTTCACCGGCATATTCGCAAACGGGTGTCAAATATTCACCCACTTCACCAACTTATTCGCCGCCATCACCATCATACGATGGATCGCCCGGTTCACCACAATATACGCCCGGTTCGCCACAGTACTCGCCGGCTTCGCCGAAGTACTCACCAACATCGCCACTTTATTCGCCCAGCTCACCGCAGCATTCACCGGCCAATCAATACAGTCCAACCGGCTCCAGTTACTCGGCTACAAGTCCACGCTATTCCCCCAACATGTCGATCTACTCACCGAGTAGCACCAAATATTCACCAACATCGCCGACGTACACACCAACCGCACGCAATTACTCGCCCACATCACCGATGTACTCGCCGACGGCACCATCACAAGGCTACAGCCCAACCAGTCCAGCATATTCACCGAGTAGTCCCACATTCGAAGAGAGTGACGATTAA
- the LOC105227497 gene encoding uncharacterized protein LOC105227497 has product MQAPILTDTEAETTVELDESLINQASQPTNATKSIFNITLNDDLENQEDGEVKRYEENLRQEIKEWSTLWRDSIQQLKTFKLKPHPIVDMSILSPQNRAYLENAPDLQRFIRESIEFRQKAYIFMEKDYAQFQDVLRNVLEVCEHNAFIKKESKIEENLANKQK; this is encoded by the exons atgcaggCCCCAATTTTAACAGATACTGAAGCAGAAACCACTGTAGAGCTAGATGAATCTTTAATCAATCAAGCATCACAACCCACAAATGCCACTAAAAGCATATTCAATATAACATTAAATGatg ACCTTGAAAATCAGGAAGATGGGGAAGTGAAGAG ATATGAAGAGAATTTGCGACAAGAGATTAAAGAGTGGAGTACACTCTGGCGAGATTCTATTCAACAACTAAAGACGTTCAAACTAAAGCCTCATCCCATTGTTGACATGTCTATATTGTCGCCACAAAACCGTGCTTACTTGGAGAATGCACCTGATTTACAAAGATTTATACGTGAATCAATTGAGTTCCGTCAAaaagcatatatatttatggagAAAGACTATGCACAATTTCAAGATGTTTTAAGAAATGTTTTAGAGGTATGCGAGCACAATGCATTTAtcaaaaaagaaagcaaaattgaagaaaatttggcaaataaacaaaaataa
- the LOC105227495 gene encoding V-type proton ATPase subunit e, whose product MGAAFFPVLFFTAFWACVGIGVPMMTPKGPNQSLFRCIMMLTAATCWLFWLCCYMAQMNPLLGPKLNQNTIYIIAKEWGSELKDG is encoded by the coding sequence ATGGGAGCAGCTTTCTTTCCTGTATTATTTTTCACCGCATTCTGGGCATGTGTTGGCATCGGCGTACCAATGATGACACCAAAAGGACCCAATCAAAGTCTCTTTCGTTGCATTATGATGTTAACTGCAGCGACTTGCTGGCTTTTCTGGCTATGCTGTTACATGGCTCAGATGAATCCATTACTTGGACCAAAATTGAATCAAAACACTATATATATAATAGCAAAGGAGTGGGGCAGTGAACTTAAAGACGGTTAA
- the LOC105227494 gene encoding tRNA (cytosine(38)-C(5))-methyltransferase, which produces MEFRILELFSGIGGMHYAFNSSGMPGTIVAAMDINTHANAVYAHNYPSYLVCNNNIQSLTPRKIEKMNVNMILMSPPCQPHTRVGNRLDVADNRSDALQHICDLLPQCHSIQYILMENVKGFEVSEAHKQFVETLKTAGYHWREFLLTPTQFGIPNSRSRYYCLARRKEFNFTGESILEKIPSECEIPKNEFNEKIISDLIEPEEITKDYHLPEKILTKRVWLMDIVTAESKKTMCFTKAYTHYSEGTGSIYTPLAKKDMDLTFSKVKELENSEGNEHLRIELLKSLKLRYFTPREVARLMSFPDSFDFPTETTNRQKYRLLGNSINVYVVGILIKILCS; this is translated from the exons aTGGAATTTCGTATTTTGGAACTCTTTAGTGGCATTGGCGGCATGCATTATGCTTTTAATA GTTCTGGAATGCCTGGAACTATAGTCGCCGCAATGGACATCAACACACATGCCAATGCTGTGTACGCCCACAATTATCCATCGTATTTAGTATGCAACAATAATATACAAAGTTTAACCCCTCGGAAAATAGAGAAGATGAACGTAAATATGATACTTATGTCCCCTCCTTGCCAGCCCCACACGAGAGTTGGTAATCGCTTAGATGTAGCTGATAACCGCTCAGATgctttgcaacatatttgcgATTTGCTACCACAATGCCATAGCATACAATATATACTGATGGAAAATGTAAAAGGTTTTGAGGTGTCTGAAGCGCATAAACAATTTGTTGAAACGTTAAAAACCGCAGGGTACCATTGGAGAGAATTCTTACTGACCCCAACCCAATTTGGCATACCGAATTCTAGAAGTCGATACTATTGCTTAGCACGTCGGaaagaatttaatttcactGGGGAatctattttagaaaaaataccaAGTGAATGTGAAATTCcgaaaaatgaatttaatgaaaaaatcatTAGTGACTTGATTGAGCCGGAGGAAATAACTAAAGACTATCACTTACCAGAAAAAATATTGACTAAACGTGTGTGGTTAATGGATATAGTGACAGCGgaatcaaaaaagacaatgtgTTTCACTAAAGCGTATACCCACTACAGCGAAGGTACTGGCTCAATATATACTCCTTTAGCTAAGAAAGATATGGATTTAACATTTTCTAAGGTAAAAGAGTTAGAAAATTCTGAAGGAAATGAACATCTACGTATAGAACTTctgaaaagtttaaaattgcGGTATTTTACTCCACGCGAAGTTGCAAGATTAATGAGCTTTCCAGATTCATTCGATTTTCCGACAGAAACAACAAATCGGCAGAAGTACCGTCTTTTGGGCAATAGTATAAATGTTTATGTTGTTggcatattaataaaaatactatgCTCCTGA